The Calypte anna isolate BGI_N300 chromosome 2, bCalAnn1_v1.p, whole genome shotgun sequence genome includes a window with the following:
- the PAG1 gene encoding phosphoprotein associated with glycosphingolipid-enriched microdomains 1 has product MGPEGGFLGSGQVHIILWGSLAAVTTLLFLTFLILLCSSCNREKKAKYQNGDHENLMNVPSDKEVFSHSITSSATEPPPSTEQNGALSNGEVLSEDSTTACIQPYEEVQTSVSDLLDQQDSLGKSIKCHQSRELPSIPPNTTMETIITARNAENDQGLGMEGPYEVLKDSSSQENIVEDCLYETVKEIKDVGAVASTEGNCNSKAKASLAVSEGQNQIPECRIESAEYASVDRNKKSRQSANSESPLDNTPDVEDELPPPVPMKLLDENENVQEKEVQEEVTEGASKPEKRLSSMSYKSREEDPSLTEDEISAMYSSVSKPGQAIKALDSPYTCIQEITSQRSPSICSGLYATVKDFENPLNNTTVPQSADRPNGELEPDYEAIQSVIQEEDRTLSVPHTNHTALSGENDYESIGDLQHHRDFTRL; this is encoded by the exons ATGGGGCCAGAGGGTGGTTTCTTAGGCAGCGGACAGGTCCACATCATCCTGTGGGGAAGTTTGGCAGCTGTGACAACACTCTTGTTCCTCaccttcctcatcctcctctgctccagctgcaacAG GGAGAAGAAGGCCAAATATCAGAATGGGGATCATGAAAATCTGATGAATGTG CCTTCTGACAAGGAGGTGTTCAGCCACTCCATCACAAGTTCAGCTACAGAGCCCCCTCCAAGCACCGAGCAGAACGGGGCCCTCAGCAACGGCGAGG tACTCTCAGAGGACAGTACGACTGCCTGTATCCAGCCTTATGAAGAAGTACAGACGTCTGTCTCTGATCTGCTAGATCAACAGGATAGTCTCGGAAAGTCTATAAAATGTCACCAGAGCCGGGAACTACCCAGTATTCCCCCTAACACCACCATGGAAACCATCATCACAgctagaaatgcagaaaatgatCAAGGTCTTGGAATGGAAGGGCCTTACGAAGTCTTGAAAGACAGTTCCTCGCAGGAGAACATAGTTGAAGACTGCTTGTATGAAACTGTGAAGGAGATTAAAGATGTTGGAGCGGTGGCCAGCACAGAAGGGAACtgtaacagcaaagcaaaggcTTCACTGGCAGTTTCTGAAGGTCAGAATCAGATTCCTGAATGCAGAATTGAATCAGCAGAATATGCATCTGTTGACCGAAACAAAAAAAGTCGCCAAAGTGCTAATTCAGAAAGCCCTCTTGACAACACACCAGATGTAGAGGATGAGCTTCCCCCTCCAGTACCCATGAAACTTCTTGATGAAAATGAGAATgtacaagaaaaagaagtacAGGAGGAAGTGACGGAAGGAGCAAGTAAACCAGAGAAG CGGCTTAGCTCAATGTCTTACAAGTCTCGAGAGGAAGATCCATCCCTTACAGAAGATGAG ATCTCAGCCATGTACTCATCAGTGAGTAAGCCGGGACAGGCCATCAAGGCACTGGATTCTCCTTACACCTGCATTCAAGAAATTACATCCCAGAGGTCCCCATCTATTTGCAGTGGCCTCTATGCAACTGTGAAGGACTTTGAAAACCCCCTAAATAATACCACTGTGCCTCAATCAGCAGACAGACCAAACGGGGAGCTGGAGCCTGACTATGAAGCTATCCAGTCAGTGATCCAAGAAGAAGACAGGACCTTGTCTGTGCCTCACACAAACCACACTGCTCTTTCTGGAGAGAATGACTATGAGAGCATAGGGGACTTGCAGCACCACAGGGATTTCACCAGACTTTAA